The DNA region gggggaggggcggaTATCGTTCCGGGGGGGGATACACTTACCGAGGAAGGTTGTAGATGTTGTTGGCGAGGGGGCTGTACGCCGTGACCACGATACCCTGCATCACGCCCACTCCAGGTTAGCCGACTGCGGAGTGCGGAATGCAACGCCGGAGATTTCTCTTCTcggcggtggtggtagtggtggcggcggcggcggcggcagcagcaggtaTAGTGCTtctgtccgtccgtccgtccgtcccatCTCGCGGTCACTCACCTTCTCCTTGGACCAGGCCAGCAGGTCGGGCTGCTGCAGGTACGGGTGCGCCTCGATCTGGTTCACGGCCGGCTTGATCTCGGCCGTCTCCCACAGGGCCTCGATCTTCTCCTTGGTGAAGTTGGAGACGCCGATGGTGCGgatcttgcccttcttgacgagggcctcgagggccttcCACGTCTCCTCGACCGGCACGTCAatgacgtcgacggcctcggtcaCGGGGTGCAGCGGGAAGCGGGTGGCGTCGTCCTTCTTGTTGAACGAGACGGGCCAGTGAATCTAAATGCACGACATTGTGCTTGTGGTCAGGTGGCGTTCGAGTAACATGCATTACATATACACCCGTTATGTCCAACGGccggtgtgtgtgtgtgtgagagacTTACCAGGTACAGGTCGACGTAGTCGGTCTGCAGGTCCTTGAGGGTGATGTCGAGCGCCgtctcgacgtcctcggccttgtGGTGGGTGTTCCAGAGCTTGCTGGTGATCTAGGGACAAGAAGGGGTTTCAGTCGATGGGAATCTTGCCATGTTCCCCATGATACCATGGTATGCATGCACTCACAAAGATGTCTTTTCTCGGCACGCCCGAggccttgacgccctcgccgacctccttctcgttgtcgtagacggcggcggcgtcgatgtGGCGGTAACCGGACTTCAGAGCGTGCTCAACGGCGTTCTTGACCTCGTTGGGCTTGGATTGCTGTAAAAGTCGACCTGGTTAGGTAAATGTGCATCATTCCGcactcccctcccccatgCCCCGTGCATCGGAGCGGTCGCTTGTTCACTCACCCAGGTTCCCAGGCCAACTGCTGGGATCTCGTGTCCCGAGAGGAGCTTGAAGGATTGAGCCAACGCCATGGTTCTCTGTTTGGGTTGGTTTGAGGAGAGAGCAACTGGGTTACTGTCTGGTGGTGTTGTGTTGTATCGCGTTGATTTCCGTGAACGGATGTGGATGTAGTGTTTACCAACAAAAACTAGATGAGACAGCAGTTATCCGCGGTGTGAATagtatgtatgtatgtatatCTTTCTATCATATGTCAACATGAATGAATTGCACAAGGGGGGCTCTTATATCTCCAAAATGAGGCCGTCGTCACTCAACTCGGTTTCCGCATCACACAATGGACGGCACAGTGAGGGGTCGGGTTCCTCCCAACGGTCAACGGCCCGTGTCTCGTCGGACGGAATAGCATTAGGTAAACCTCTTTTCCGGTCTTTATCCCTGACGGAGGAGACGGACACGCAGAGAGTgagcagacagacagacagacagacagacagacaaccACAGACGGGGATGGCCCGGATGGCGTCGGCATGTTCCCCGCGCGTCCTGTCCTTGCGCCAAACATATCCACCCCCGCGTCATCACACCCCGAGAAACGCCATCGATTGTGGAATTTTGTGGACCGGACAGCTCCCTCGCGACATTGccgaggggggaggggcaccGAGACCGGTCTGACACGTTTTCCATCGCGAGCGAGGTAAAAGTGAGGGGTGTCAACAAAAGGTCCTCCAGGCTCACGAGAGACAAACGGTCGTCAGAGATACCCAGAGAGCATTAATCAGTCTTGTCCAAGTCCTTTGAGTTTATTCTCCCTTTTTTGCCTTCTTCACATCCTGTCCGAGTCC from Colletotrichum higginsianum IMI 349063 chromosome 4, whole genome shotgun sequence includes:
- a CDS encoding Aldo/keto reductase, with product MALAQSFKLLSGHEIPAVGLGTWQSKPNEVKNAVEHALKSGYRHIDAAAVYDNEKEVGEGVKASGVPRKDIFITSKLWNTHHKAEDVETALDITLKDLQTDYVDLYLIHWPVSFNKKDDATRFPLHPVTEAVDVIDVPVEETWKALEALVKKGKIRTIGVSNFTKEKIEALWETAEIKPAVNQIEAHPYLQQPDLLAWSKEKVSDREMGRTDGRTEALYLLLPPPPPPPLPPPPRREISGVAFRTPHPLANNIYNLPRAVDDPTIAELAKSLGKEPAQLIISWSVQRGTVVLPKSVTPSRIEKNFEVFELPKDVFEKINALDRKHRYNFPARLGVDIFGESDPETLKKAVETWVAQQKKIRAGQA